From a region of the Cutaneotrichosporon cavernicola HIS019 DNA, chromosome: 7a genome:
- a CDS encoding uncharacterized protein (FAD dependent oxidoreductase) — translation MALPKPEKSPYDVVVLGAGVLGLATADALSATGLRVAILARDLPEDVDSAAFASPWAGANWSSFGNNESERRRDTFTFEEFGRLAKSHPEIVTRRQFKYIWNKDKGYSSPWYKDVVFNFRPLERSEVPGPYSEGVSFESYTLNPHRYNALLASRLRDRGVPIVRKRVSSLDEAFAHFGPVDYVVNATGLGAKSLLGVEDPAVFPDRGQTALVRAPKVDICFGVRDANMAEGKAVYVIPRPGSGGCVIVGGTNIKGEYSTLPRREMAESILQNAFEICPELANGGASWKDIEVVSHNVGLRPAREGGLRLEIEERMIQPDALVPEGGKSKSRPVTVLHCYGIGPAGYQANLGIAEEAKEITLKYFNKQRSRL, via the exons ATGGCCCTCCCCAAGCCCGAGAAGAGCCCATACGACGTCGTTGTGCTGGGCGCTGGCG ttctcggcctcgctaCCGCCGACGCCCTATCGGCCACCGGCCTCCGggtcgccatcctcgctcGCGACCTCCCTGAGGATGTCGACTCGGCAGCATTCGCGTCGCCTTGGGCT GGCGCCAACTGGTCCTCGTTTGGCAACAACGAGAGCGAGCGTCGCCGCGACACGTTCACGTTCGAGGAGtttggccgcctcgccaagTCGCACCCTGAGATCGTCACCCGTCGCCAGTTCAAGTACATCTGgaacaaggacaagggATACTCGAGCCCGTGGTACAAGGATGTCGTGTTCAAC ttcCGCCCTCTTGAGCGCAGCGAGGTACCCGGCCCGTACTCGGAGGGCGTCTCCTTCGAGTCCTACACCCTCAACCCGCACAGATACAACGCGCTCCTAGCCTcgcgcctgcgcgaccGCGGCGTCCCCATCGTTCGCAAGCGCGTCTCATctctcgacgaggcgttTGCGCACTTTGGCCCCGTCGATTATGTCGTCAACGCAACCGGTCTCGGGGCGAAGAGTCTCTtgggcgtcgaggatcCGGCCGTCTTTCCCGATCGGGGCCAGACTGCGTTAGTCCGCGCGCCCAAGGTTGATATCTGCTtcggcgtgcgcgacgcGAACATGGCCGAGGGTAAGGCTGTGTATGTCATTCCCCGGCCTGGGAGTGGGGGATGCGTTATCGTCGGAGGAACGAATATCAAGGGCGAATACAGCacgctgccgaggcgcgagatggcggaGAGTATCCTCCAGAACGCTTTTGAGATTTGTCCAGAGCTCGCGAATGGAGGAGCGAGCTGGAAAGATATCGAGGTCGTTAGCCATAATGTCGGATTAAGGCctgcgcgcgagggcggcctacgcctcgagatcgaggagcgGATGATCCAgcccgacgcgctcgtcccCGAAGGAGGGAAGAGCAAGTCCCGTCCCGTCACCGTGCTCCATTGTTACGGTATCGGGCCGGCCGGGTACCAGGCCAACCTTGgcatcgccgaggaggccaaggagatcaCCCTCAAGTATTTCAACAAGCAGCGCTCGCGGTTGTAG
- a CDS encoding uncharacterized protein (to TIGR gene model, INSD accession) — protein sequence MSSDIYLRTASRADSCAESTIAEPAAAHVADLRHICTNLDCDTLTISEALTILPKPELAHKHEPILDSPLSEKCEADERGALPALPDPNADVFASLPPVDRGRHAWTFLVGATVMETIVWGLPYSVGVLHAYWAHEMFPGNVSTITLAATLMNGLLLVAAGLFAPVLAFFSYHTVYIQLVGLVCGTASLVCSAFVTRAWHLIITLGFLYPLSMLMWLPCATYLYEWFHARRGLAFGILCAGAAIGGTVFPLMGEALLKGVGYKGTMYALGGIFGGANVIAMFFVKRRIPLPSRRSTGARPAAWPKLDYGFLRQRAVYVMGGWVLLSAMASFLPSLWMPVFATDIGAMNGTSLVAIMYAASVVGSIMMGWLVDRYQPRIVVSCACGTAGLAAWLLWGFGTNDGLLVTFCIIWGLTALCSAAVWGRMIHHIAKDDHMLPGLITSLMIMLRGIGNFVSGPLSTALMNQGALKGAMGAYKTNYGAMLMFTGAVTFVGGVTSIGFPKVRGG from the exons ATGAGCTCCGACATCTACCTCCGCACGGCCTCACGTGCGGATTCGTGCGCCGAGTCCACAATCGCTGAGCCGGCAGCGGcccacgtcgccgacctgcgCCACATCTGCACCAACCTAGATTGCGACACTCTCACCATTAGCGAAGCACTTACCATCCTTCCAAAGCCGGAGCTGGCCCACAAGCACGAACCCATCCTCGACTCGCCCCTCAGCGAAAAGTGCGAAGCCGACGAACGAGGTGCTCTCCCAGCTCTTCCCGACCCCAATGCAGATGTCTTCGCCTCACTCCCACCGGTagatcgaggacgacacGCGTGGACGTTCCTCGTCGGTGCGACCGTCATGGAGACGATCGTGTGGGGCCTCCCCTACAGCGTGGGCGTGCTGCACGCATACTGGGCACACGAGATGTTTCCGGGTAACGTGAGCACCATCACACTTGCGGCGACACTCATGAACGGACTACTCCTTGTTGCGGCAGGCCTCTTCGcccccgtcctcgccttctTCAGCTACCACACCGTGTACATTCAGTTGGTGGGCCTCGTGTGCGGTACCGCCTCGCTCGTGTGCAGCGCATTCGTCACGCGAGCTTGGCACTTGATCATTACGCTCGGGTTCCTGTATCCTCTCTCGATGT TGATGTGGCTCCCATGCGCAACGTACCTGTACGAGTGGTTCCATGCTCGCCGCGGTCTCGCCTTCGGCATTCTGTGCGCCGGTGCCGCTATTGGCGGCACTGTGTTCCCACTCATGGGGGAGGCGCTGTTGAAGGGCGTCGGTTACAAGGGAACAATGTACGCCCTGGGCGGGATATTTGGTGGCGCGAACGTGATTGCCATGTTCTTCGTCAAGCGTCGGattcccctcccctctcgTCGCAGCACCGGTGCCAGGCCGGCAGCATGGCCGAAGCTCGACTACGGCTTCCTCCGCCAACGGGCAGTGTATGTCATGGGCGGATGGGTGCTGCTCTCTGCCATGGcgtccttcctcccctctctgTGGATGCCCGTCTTCGCAACCGACATCGGGGCCATGAACGGCACctccctcgtcgccatcatgTACGCCGCCAGCGTTGTCGGCAGCATCATGATGGGATGGCTCGTCGACAGATACCAGCCGCGCATTGTCGTCTCGTGTGCATGCGGGACGGCCGGCCTTGCCGCGTGGCTGCTCTGGGGCTTTGGAACCAACGACGGCCTGTTGGTGACGTTCTGCATCATCTGGGGCCTTACCGCACTCTGCTCGGCCGCAGTGTGGGGGAGAATGATCCACCACATCGCAAAGGACGACCACATGCTCCCCGGTTTAATCACAAGCCTCATGATCATGCTCCGAGGCATCGGGAACTTTGTTTCTGGGCCGCTGTCGACCGCTCTAATGAACCAAGGAGCGCTAAAAGGTGCCATGGGCGCATACAAGACCAACTATGGTGCCATGCTCATGTTCACCGGAGCAGTTACGTTTGTTGGTGGTGTAACAAGTATTGGCTTCCCAAAGGTGcgcggaggatga
- the MRE11 gene encoding uncharacterized protein (Belongs to the MRE11 RAD32 family) translates to MCGVSDEYHGHESQRVPPSTAAEPPPSIPQPDQDNCFRILIATDNHLGYAEKDPVRGQDSINTFREILEIARDQDVDFILLAGDLFHENRVSRTCLYQTIALLRQYTFGDKPVSFELLSDPMDGAAPGYDFPAVNYEDSNLNVGIPVFSIHGNHDDPQGTGPEGALCPLDVLSVAGVLNYFGKVDLPSGQSHNQSSTEGDTVNIRPVLLRKGSTNLGLYGVGNIKDIRFHYQLRSNGVKMFMPRDGDGGIAADDWFNLLLIHQNRVKHGPQQAVPEGMFDDSIKLVLWGHEHDCRIWPEQVEGKPYFISQPGSSVATSLAHGEALPKHVGILSIQGDKFQIAEMPLKTVRPFEIDELQLLQEAESDGSKINLDDKDTISAVLRDKVEELISKARLNWEATHDVATEEMMLPLIRLRVETTGAKEMTNPVRFGQDFIGRVANPRDILQYYRMKVAKRKDVLIDEDEDEDPAAMTTTDRLAKIRMAKLVKQYLHAQNLDLLVEDGLEEAVMRFVDKDDKDAIKDFVRDSLKTVGKSAPAQAIVVDHEEDMIEFMARAKEQANEHWADNPQPEKAVGKKKVGGVRTTLTLQNKKAQNSDIDSMAEDSMPEQSDEDVPPPRGGRGTRGNAAAKTTKKGSTRATASNARQKLFDLGSDGSDPMDSDDVSVASEDRSRKPSKAPAKAPGRVASSRYTDRGTANKTATAAGKATPKTTRSTRAGASSRSQPRQTQLSFSKGRGSKLVDSDSD, encoded by the exons ATGTGCGGCGTATCTGACGAGTATCACGGACACGAATCACAACGGGTCCCACCAAGCAC CGCAGCAGAGCCACCACCTAGCATTCCTCAGCCTG ACCAGGACAA CTGTTTCCGCATTCTCATCGCGACGGACAACCACCTCGGCTacgccgagaaggaccCCGTGCGGGGCCAGGATTCCATCAACACATTCAGGGAGATACTCGAGATCGCGCGTGACCAGGACGTCGACTTCATCCTCCTAGCTGGTGATCTTTTCCACGAGAATCGCGTCAGTCGCACATGTCTCTATCAGACGATCGCGCTGCTCCGGCAGTATACGTTCGGCGACAAGCCGGTGTCGTTTGAGCTGCTCAGCGACCCCATGGATGGCGCGGCTCCCGGATACGA TTTCCCTGCTGTCAACTATGAAGACTCCAATCTCAACGTCGGTATTCCCGTGTTCTCGATTCATGGTAACCACGACGATCCGCAGGGGACTGGTCCA GAGGGAGCACTCTGCCCGTTGGATGTCCTATCCGTCGCTGGCGTGTTGAACTACttcggcaaggtcgacctTCCTTCCGGTCAGAGCCACAACCAGTCGAGCACCGAGGGGGACACTGTCAACATCCGTCCTGTTCTGCTTCGCAAGGGCTCCACCAATCTCGGTCTTTATGGCGTCGGTAACATCAAGGACATTCGCTTCCACTACCAGCTGCGATCCAATGGCGTCAAGATGTTCATGCCACGGGACGGTGATGGTGGCATTGCAGCAGACGACTGGTTTAACCTGCTGCTGATCCATCAGAACCG TGTTAAGCATGGCCCTCAGCAGGCTGTGCCTGAGGGCATGTTTGACGACTCTATCAAGCTCGTGCTTTGGGGCCATGAACACGACTGTCGTATCTGGCCTGAGCAGGTGGAAGGCAAACCGTACTTTATTTCGCAGCCGGGCAGTTCGGTGGCCACAAGTCTGGCCCACGGAGAAGCGCTTCCCAA GCATGTGGGAATCCTCTCAATCCAAGGTGACAAGTTCCAGATTGCTGAGATGCCCCTCAAGACCGTCCGGCCCTTTGAGATCGACGAACTGCAGCTCCTCCAGGAGGCTGAGAGTGACGGCTCCAAGATTAACCttgacgacaaggacacgATCTCAGCCGTTTTACGTGACAAG GTGGAGGAGCTTATCTCCAAGGCTCGTCTCAACTGGGAGGCCACGCACGACGTCGCGaccgaggagatgatgcTGCCACTGATCCGTCTGCGG GTGGAGACCACTGGCGCCAAGGAGATGACCAATCCTGTTCGTTTCGGCCAAGACTTTATCGGTCGAGTTGCGAATCCTCGTGATATCCTGCAGTACTATCGCATGAAGGTCGCCAAGCGCA AGGACGTTCTGATagacgaagacgaagacgaggacCCTGCTGCCATGACGACGACCGATCGGCTAGCGAAGATCCGCATGGCCAAGCTGGTAAAGCAGTATCTCCATGCGCAGAATCTGGACCTACTGGTCGAAGACGGACTGGAAGAAGCTGTGATGCGGTTTGTGGACAAGGACGATAAGGACGCGATCAAGGA CTTCGTGCGCGACAGTTTGAAAACAGTAGGCAAGAGCGCGCCAGCGCAGGCCATTGTGGTCGAccacgaggaggacatgATCGAGTTT ATGGCCCGCGCCAAGGAACA GGCGAACGAGCACTGGGCAGACAACCCACAGCCCGAGAAAGCCGtgggcaagaagaaggtggGTGGTGTGCGGaccactctcactctccaGAATAAGAAGGCCCAGAACTCGGACATTGACAGCATGG CAGAGGACAGCAT GCCCGAGCAATCGGACGAGGATGTCCCGCCACCAAGGGGGGGACGTGGAACCAGGGGCAACGCGGCCGCGAAGACGACCAAGAAAGGCTCTACGCGAGCAACAGCGAGCAATGCGCGCCAGAAACTT TTTGATCTAGGGTCTGACGGGTCGGACCCAATGGACAGTGATGACGTGAGCGTTGCTTCTGAGGATAGGAGTCGTAAACCGAGCAAGGCACCTGCGAAGGCACCGGGGCGGGTGGCTTCCTCTCGTTATACAGATCGAGGCACCGCAAACAAGActgcgacggcggcgggcaaGGCTAcgccgaagacgacgaggagcacaCGGGCTGGCGCATCATCAAGGTCGCAGCCTCGTCAGACTCAGCTTAG CTTTTCCAAGGGTCGTGGATCGAAACTG GTGGACAGTGACAGTGATTGA